Proteins found in one Sporosarcina jeotgali genomic segment:
- a CDS encoding cysteine desulfurase, whose protein sequence is MLNKDIRKDFPILDQEVNGYPLVYLDSAATSQKPRQVIEALADYYQNDNANVHRGVHTLGNRATEGYEGARETVRKFLNASSTEEIVFTRGTTTALNLVAQSYGRANIGEGDEILITYMEHHSNIIPWQQLAKATGAVLKYIDLEEDGTLSLEKVSDAMTDRTKIVSMMYVSNVLGTMNPIKEITEIAHAHNAVMVVDAAQAAPHLRLDVQDLDCDFLAFSGHKLCGPTGIGALYGKKALLNEMEPVEFGGEMIDFVGLYDSTWKELPWKFEGGTPIIAGAIGMAAAIDYIESVGLDNIEKHEHELVAYAMEQMKTVEGLEIYGPRDSSKRAGIVTFNLDGVHPHDLATVLDMNGVAVRAGHHCCQPLMKWLDVSATARASFYLYNTKEDVDRLVEGLRMAKEYFQ, encoded by the coding sequence ATGCTGAACAAAGACATTCGCAAAGATTTTCCAATACTCGACCAAGAAGTAAACGGTTATCCCCTTGTATACCTTGACAGTGCGGCAACTTCACAGAAGCCGCGTCAAGTGATTGAGGCGCTGGCTGACTACTATCAAAATGACAATGCGAACGTTCACCGAGGTGTTCACACACTTGGGAATCGAGCGACTGAAGGTTATGAAGGTGCACGGGAAACTGTGCGTAAGTTCTTAAATGCTTCATCAACCGAAGAAATCGTCTTTACTCGCGGTACGACGACTGCCTTGAATTTAGTTGCTCAAAGCTATGGCCGTGCCAACATCGGTGAAGGTGATGAAATTCTTATCACATATATGGAGCATCACTCGAATATCATTCCTTGGCAGCAGCTGGCGAAAGCGACTGGAGCTGTCCTGAAATACATCGATCTTGAAGAAGATGGCACGCTGTCACTTGAAAAAGTGAGCGATGCTATGACAGATCGTACAAAGATTGTTTCGATGATGTATGTCTCCAACGTTTTGGGAACGATGAATCCAATTAAAGAAATCACAGAAATTGCTCATGCGCACAATGCGGTCATGGTGGTGGACGCAGCTCAAGCAGCTCCTCACTTAAGGCTGGATGTCCAAGATTTGGACTGTGATTTCCTCGCGTTTTCTGGCCATAAGCTGTGCGGTCCGACAGGTATCGGCGCGCTCTACGGTAAAAAAGCGCTGCTGAATGAAATGGAGCCTGTTGAATTCGGCGGTGAGATGATCGACTTCGTAGGGCTTTATGATTCAACTTGGAAAGAGCTGCCTTGGAAATTCGAAGGCGGAACCCCAATCATTGCAGGGGCAATTGGAATGGCTGCTGCCATCGATTATATTGAATCCGTTGGACTCGATAACATCGAAAAGCATGAGCACGAACTGGTTGCCTATGCAATGGAACAAATGAAGACTGTTGAAGGTCTTGAAATCTACGGCCCGCGGGATTCAAGCAAGCGTGCAGGCATTGTTACTTTCAATCTTGACGGCGTTCATCCTCACGATTTAGCAACTGTGTTAGATATGAATGGTGTTGCAGTCCGTGCCGGACACCATTGCTGCCAGCCTCTTATGAAATGGCTGGATGTATCTGCAACAGCACGTGCCAGCTTCTATCTCTACAACACGAAAGAAGATGTGGACCGTCTTGTTGAAGGCCTTCGCATGGCAAAGGAGTATTTTCAATAA
- the sufD gene encoding Fe-S cluster assembly protein SufD, with translation MTVETKLALTGEDVRSYSASTGEASWLTDLRLEALNKVESLPMPKPDKTKIDKWNFTEFPVHAVESTVYENLSQLPDDAKSLVDAENQKNIYVQHNNTPAYLSLSDELKEQGVILTDIFTASREHSDLVKKYFMADGVKVDEHRLTAFHAALMNGGVFVYVPKNVEVKQPIQVLFLHDDAQASLFNHVIVVAEANSAVTYVENYLSTVPHAEGLANIVSEVFTGDNAVVTYGAVDVLAEGFTTYVNRRGIAGRDSRIDWALGLMNDSDTISDNLTHLVGNGSRCDMKSVVVGRGSQKQNFTSEIVHWGLDTEGHILKHGVMKDAASSIFNGIGKIEKGATRSNAEQESRVLMLSEKARGDANPILLIDEDDVTAGHAASVGRVDPLQLFYLMSRGISKQEAERLVIHGFLEPVVSKLPIEGVKKQLTEVIERKVR, from the coding sequence ATGACGGTTGAAACTAAATTGGCATTGACCGGAGAAGACGTCCGCTCTTATTCCGCATCTACGGGGGAAGCGAGCTGGTTAACCGATCTCCGCTTGGAAGCGCTAAACAAAGTAGAGTCACTTCCAATGCCGAAACCAGACAAAACTAAGATTGATAAATGGAATTTCACTGAGTTCCCTGTACATGCTGTTGAAAGCACTGTATACGAGAACCTTAGCCAACTTCCAGACGATGCAAAATCACTAGTTGACGCAGAAAACCAAAAAAATATTTATGTTCAGCATAACAACACACCTGCTTATTTATCGCTATCGGATGAATTGAAAGAGCAAGGCGTTATTTTGACAGATATTTTCACGGCTTCTCGTGAACATAGCGATCTTGTAAAGAAATACTTCATGGCGGATGGCGTTAAAGTGGACGAGCACCGCCTCACTGCATTCCACGCAGCACTCATGAATGGCGGCGTATTTGTATACGTGCCGAAAAACGTAGAAGTGAAGCAGCCGATCCAAGTGCTGTTTTTACATGATGATGCTCAAGCATCTCTTTTCAATCACGTAATTGTAGTCGCAGAAGCGAACAGTGCTGTCACTTACGTTGAGAACTATCTTTCTACAGTTCCTCACGCTGAAGGACTTGCAAATATTGTTTCTGAAGTATTCACAGGTGATAATGCTGTCGTTACTTATGGCGCAGTGGATGTACTTGCTGAAGGATTTACAACGTATGTAAACCGCCGTGGAATTGCAGGCCGTGATAGCCGCATTGACTGGGCACTTGGCTTGATGAATGACAGCGATACGATTTCAGACAACTTGACTCACTTGGTTGGAAACGGCTCACGCTGTGACATGAAATCTGTTGTAGTTGGACGCGGTTCACAAAAACAAAACTTCACTTCTGAAATTGTCCACTGGGGACTTGATACAGAAGGTCACATATTAAAACACGGCGTTATGAAAGATGCTGCTTCCTCTATCTTTAACGGAATTGGTAAAATTGAAAAAGGCGCAACACGTTCAAATGCGGAACAAGAGTCAAGAGTACTTATGTTAAGCGAAAAAGCTCGTGGAGATGCCAACCCAATTCTACTTATTGACGAAGACGATGTAACTGCAGGACACGCCGCTTCTGTTGGACGTGTAGATCCGCTTCAGTTGTTCTACTTGATGAGCCGCGGAATTTCGAAGCAGGAAGCAGAACGCCTCGTCATCCATGGTTTCCTTGAGCCGGTTGTCAGCAAATTGCCGATTGAAGGCGTCAAGAAACAGTTGACGGAGGTCATTGAAAGGAAAGTGCGCTGA
- the sufC gene encoding Fe-S cluster assembly ATPase SufC, with protein sequence MATLEIKDLHVSIEDKEILKGVNLTINTNEIHAIMGPNGTGKSTLASAIMGHPKYEVTSGSVLLDGEEVLEMEVDERAKAGLFLGMQYPSEITGVTNADFLRSGINARREEGDEISLMKFIRELDSKMEVLEMDEDMATRYLNEGFSGGEKKRNEILQLMMLKPKFAILDEIDSGLDIDALRIVSTGINEMRGEDFGCLIITHYQRLLNYITPDHVHVMMQGRVVKSGGAELARKLEEQGYDWIKEELGIEEETVEQEA encoded by the coding sequence ATGGCTACTTTGGAAATCAAAGATCTTCATGTTTCAATCGAAGACAAAGAAATACTTAAAGGTGTCAATTTAACAATCAACACAAATGAAATCCATGCAATCATGGGACCGAACGGAACAGGTAAATCTACGCTCGCGTCTGCAATCATGGGTCATCCAAAATACGAAGTAACATCAGGTTCTGTTCTTCTTGATGGAGAAGAAGTTCTTGAAATGGAAGTGGACGAACGTGCGAAAGCCGGATTGTTCCTGGGCATGCAATACCCAAGTGAAATTACAGGCGTAACAAACGCTGACTTCCTTCGCTCAGGCATTAACGCACGACGCGAAGAAGGCGACGAAATTTCATTGATGAAGTTCATCCGCGAACTCGACAGCAAAATGGAAGTTCTTGAAATGGACGAAGATATGGCAACTCGCTACTTGAACGAAGGATTCTCAGGCGGAGAGAAAAAGCGTAACGAAATTCTTCAGCTTATGATGTTGAAACCTAAGTTCGCAATCCTGGACGAAATCGATTCCGGACTTGATATCGACGCGTTGCGTATCGTTTCAACGGGCATCAACGAAATGCGCGGCGAAGACTTCGGCTGCTTGATCATTACTCACTATCAGCGTTTGTTAAACTACATCACACCTGATCACGTACACGTGATGATGCAAGGCCGCGTTGTGAAATCTGGCGGAGCAGAACTTGCTCGTAAACTGGAAGAACAAGGCTACGACTGGATTAAAGAAGAGTTAGGGATCGAAGAAGAGACGGTTGAACAAGAAGCGTAA
- a CDS encoding MetQ/NlpA family ABC transporter substrate-binding protein: MKKFLTGILLAVLVLALAACGAKDDKNGSAGGSDEDSKVIKVGASNVPHAEILEEAKPLLKEKGYDLEIEPYQDYVLPNQDLDSGDLDANYFQHIPYMETQIADHGYDFTNAGSIHIEPIGVYSKKYKSLDELPEGATILISNSVADHGRVLAMLEAEGLIKLKDGVDKTKAEVKDIVDNPKNIQFDANYEAALLPQMYDSEEGDAVLINSNYAIDAGINPMEDSIALEESDSPYVNIIAVNTGDEDKPAIKALGEVLTSKEIQDFILDKWKGSVVPVTK; the protein is encoded by the coding sequence ATGAAAAAGTTTTTAACTGGAATTTTACTAGCGGTACTTGTATTAGCACTTGCAGCATGCGGAGCCAAAGACGACAAAAACGGAAGCGCAGGCGGTTCTGATGAAGACTCGAAAGTCATCAAAGTCGGTGCTTCAAACGTTCCACACGCAGAAATCCTAGAAGAAGCAAAGCCATTGTTGAAAGAAAAAGGCTATGACTTAGAAATCGAACCGTATCAGGACTACGTACTTCCGAACCAAGACCTGGACTCCGGAGACCTGGACGCGAACTACTTCCAGCACATCCCTTACATGGAAACACAAATTGCAGACCACGGATATGACTTCACAAACGCAGGCAGCATTCATATCGAGCCTATCGGTGTCTATTCTAAGAAATACAAATCGCTGGACGAACTTCCTGAAGGCGCTACAATCCTAATCAGTAACTCAGTCGCAGACCATGGCCGTGTTCTTGCAATGCTTGAAGCAGAAGGTCTTATCAAGCTAAAAGACGGTGTGGATAAAACTAAAGCTGAAGTGAAAGACATTGTGGATAACCCTAAAAACATTCAATTCGATGCGAACTACGAAGCAGCACTTCTTCCGCAAATGTATGATAGTGAAGAAGGCGATGCAGTTCTCATCAACTCAAACTATGCAATTGACGCAGGCATCAATCCGATGGAAGATTCAATCGCACTTGAAGAATCAGACTCTCCGTACGTAAACATTATCGCAGTTAATACAGGTGATGAAGACAAACCAGCGATTAAAGCACTTGGTGAAGTCCTGACTTCGAAAGAAATCCAAGACTTCATCCTCGATAAGTGGAAAGGGTCCGTTGTACCTGTCACTAAATAA
- a CDS encoding methionine ABC transporter permease, which yields MIETYFPNVDWAKMWDATVETLYMTAVSTVFTFIIGLALGILLFLTAPGHIWANKLVNLLTGSIVNIFRSIPFIILIILLIPFTKFLLGTIRGPEAAMPALIIGAAPFYGRMVLIALTEIDKGVLEAARSMGAKTSTIIFKVLLPESMPALISGITVTAIALVGYTAMAGIIGAGGLGTLAFLDGFQRSREDVTLVSTVLILVVVFILQFAGDFAVKRLDKR from the coding sequence ATGATTGAAACCTATTTCCCGAACGTCGACTGGGCAAAAATGTGGGATGCAACTGTAGAAACCCTTTATATGACCGCAGTCTCCACCGTATTCACATTCATTATCGGACTCGCACTTGGAATTCTATTGTTCCTAACTGCACCTGGTCATATATGGGCTAACAAACTCGTGAATTTGCTGACTGGCTCGATCGTTAATATCTTCCGGTCGATTCCATTTATCATTTTGATCATCCTGCTTATTCCTTTCACGAAATTCCTGCTCGGCACAATTCGCGGACCGGAAGCAGCAATGCCGGCATTGATTATAGGAGCCGCACCATTTTACGGAAGAATGGTCTTGATTGCGCTGACTGAAATCGATAAAGGTGTACTGGAGGCAGCACGCTCAATGGGAGCAAAAACCTCAACCATCATCTTCAAAGTATTATTGCCAGAATCGATGCCCGCTTTAATCTCAGGGATCACAGTTACTGCGATTGCACTGGTAGGCTACACAGCAATGGCAGGAATTATCGGTGCCGGAGGACTTGGAACACTCGCTTTTCTAGACGGATTCCAGCGAAGCCGTGAAGACGTTACTCTCGTTTCAACCGTCTTAATCCTAGTCGTCGTCTTCATCCTGCAATTCGCAGGAGACTTCGCCGTCAAAAGATTAGACAAACGATAA
- a CDS encoding methionine ABC transporter ATP-binding protein: MIQLANVNKRFGTSSTAITAVDGVNLTIEEGKIYGIIGYSGAGKSTLIRLLNGLEQPTDGSVEVNGRKISSIGGKELRQARQKISMIFQHFNLLWSRTVKENIIFPLEIAGVNKAEREKKASELIELVGLAGRENAYPSQLSGGQKQRVGIARALANDPEVLLCDEATSALDPETTDAILDLLTSINERLGLTIVLITHEMHVIRKICHEVAVMEAGRVVETGDVLQLFQSPKEPITKRFVSQVTEPEDAKKVMSLMHQDYPDGTLVKLAFVGERTEQPVLASLIREYPVDVSILQGNISQTRGGAYGTLILQLTGDPEAITNAIQYLHEQGVQTEVFEK, translated from the coding sequence ATGATTCAATTAGCAAATGTCAACAAACGATTTGGGACCTCAAGCACTGCAATTACTGCAGTTGACGGAGTTAACCTTACAATTGAAGAAGGAAAGATATACGGCATTATCGGATACAGCGGTGCCGGGAAAAGTACATTGATCCGCTTGCTGAACGGACTGGAACAGCCAACAGACGGATCGGTCGAAGTCAATGGACGTAAGATCTCATCCATCGGCGGAAAAGAACTCCGCCAAGCCCGGCAAAAAATCAGTATGATCTTCCAGCATTTCAATTTACTTTGGTCTCGCACCGTTAAAGAAAACATCATTTTTCCGTTAGAAATAGCAGGTGTTAACAAAGCAGAGCGAGAGAAAAAAGCATCTGAACTGATAGAGCTTGTAGGATTAGCAGGACGTGAAAATGCTTATCCATCGCAATTATCAGGCGGCCAGAAACAGCGTGTCGGGATTGCCCGGGCACTTGCAAACGACCCAGAAGTACTCTTATGTGATGAAGCCACGTCAGCACTTGATCCAGAAACGACGGACGCAATACTAGACTTGCTGACAAGCATTAACGAACGTCTCGGATTAACAATTGTCCTCATCACGCACGAAATGCACGTCATCCGGAAAATCTGTCATGAGGTCGCAGTAATGGAAGCGGGACGCGTTGTAGAAACAGGAGACGTACTGCAGCTCTTCCAGTCACCTAAAGAACCGATTACCAAACGATTTGTTTCACAAGTGACGGAACCGGAAGATGCGAAGAAAGTGATGTCACTCATGCATCAGGATTATCCGGACGGCACCCTCGTCAAACTAGCATTTGTCGGAGAACGCACTGAGCAGCCTGTCCTCGCTAGTTTAATAAGAGAGTATCCAGTGGATGTCAGCATTCTTCAAGGGAACATCTCGCAAACTCGCGGCGGTGCATACGGGACGCTGATTTTACAACTGACAGGGGACCCCGAAGCCATTACAAATGCGATTCAATACTTACATGAACAAGGTGTTCAAACGGAGGTGTTTGAGAAATGA
- a CDS encoding thioredoxin family protein, whose translation MNEWTYSEWKELADREELTAFYLYTPLCGTCAVASKILNVVTELKPDVPIGKANLNYVEELAAEYQIESVPCLLIKRKGKSLEKVYAFQSVQNILEKLS comes from the coding sequence ATGAATGAATGGACATATAGTGAGTGGAAAGAACTCGCTGATCGAGAAGAGCTTACGGCATTCTATTTGTATACACCGCTATGCGGAACGTGTGCAGTGGCCAGCAAAATATTGAATGTCGTAACAGAATTGAAGCCTGATGTTCCGATTGGAAAAGCCAATTTGAACTATGTTGAAGAACTTGCAGCAGAATACCAGATTGAAAGTGTCCCGTGCTTGCTCATTAAGCGTAAAGGAAAGTCACTTGAGAAAGTCTATGCCTTTCAATCGGTTCAAAATATTCTCGAAAAGCTTAGTTGA
- the gcvH gene encoding glycine cleavage system protein GcvH, whose translation MSTPQGLKYSEEHEWVKEEDGKYRIGITHFAQSELGDIVFVELPSVGDELKSDEPFGSVESVKTVSELYAPISGKVVEVNEDLEDSPELVNESPYEGAWMVVVEATKPAELEELMTPEDYDKMTVGE comes from the coding sequence ATGAGCACACCACAAGGTTTGAAGTATTCTGAAGAGCACGAATGGGTTAAAGAAGAAGACGGTAAATACCGAATTGGTATTACACACTTTGCACAATCTGAGCTTGGTGATATCGTGTTCGTTGAATTGCCATCAGTTGGCGACGAATTAAAATCAGACGAGCCATTCGGCAGTGTTGAATCTGTAAAAACAGTTTCAGAACTATATGCACCAATCAGCGGTAAAGTCGTTGAAGTAAACGAAGATTTAGAGGACAGCCCCGAGCTAGTCAACGAATCTCCTTACGAGGGTGCTTGGATGGTCGTTGTGGAAGCAACGAAGCCGGCTGAACTCGAAGAGCTTATGACTCCTGAAGACTACGACAAAATGACTGTCGGAGAATAA
- a CDS encoding arsenate reductase family protein: MGLHYYGYPKCTTCKKAEKWLKENEIPYEASNIAEQPPSEQALKEIITSSQLPLKKFFNTSGMKYRELGLKDKLATMSEDEQIKLLASDGMLIKRPLVTDGKTTTVGFNEETFAETWKA, from the coding sequence TTGGGACTGCACTATTATGGCTATCCAAAATGTACAACATGTAAAAAGGCTGAAAAGTGGCTGAAAGAAAATGAGATTCCATACGAAGCATCGAACATCGCTGAACAGCCGCCGAGCGAACAAGCATTGAAAGAAATCATCACAAGTTCACAGTTGCCGTTGAAGAAGTTCTTCAATACGAGCGGCATGAAATATCGTGAACTTGGATTGAAAGACAAACTTGCGACTATGAGTGAGGATGAACAAATTAAATTGCTGGCATCTGACGGTATGCTCATTAAGCGTCCTCTGGTGACAGATGGTAAAACGACCACAGTAGGCTTCAACGAAGAGACTTTCGCAGAAACGTGGAAGGCTTAA